AGTTCAGATGCAGGTGGTAGTCGGTGATGCCGCCATCCCAGTACGCGCCGGCCGGGGCGCCTTCGATGTCGTGCACGGCCTGCAGCCAGAACGGGATCGAGCAGCTCGCCAGGATGCTGGGCTTGAGGTTGCCTGCGTCCAGGGGCACCTGCCGGCTGCGGTAGTCGGCGAGCGGCATCGGCAGCGGCGAGCGCTTGTCGGAGAAGACGACCCGTTCGAGCCAGGCGCCCATCGCGCGCCGCGACATCGCGTTGGCCGCGAACGCGCCGAGGTAGCCGAGCGGCGTGCGCAAGCGCCCTTCCCGCCCGAGCACGTGCTTGCCGCGCGAGGTGAACACATGCAGGCGGAACTGCGGATGCGACAACACCTCGGCCTCGCGGCCGCCGAAGATCTCGCCGAGCTTTCCGGCGAACGCGCGCGAGACCGTCGCGGCGGTCGGCCGCTTGCCGGGCGCGGACTCGTAGTCCTGATGCGCGTAATCGTGGGCGAGGCGCTCGAACTCCGCGTTCGCCTGCGCGGCGTCGCGGGTCAGACAGGCGGTGGCCATGCGCCAGGCGCCGATGGAGGCGCCGAGCAGGTGCACCT
This genomic stretch from Mitsuaria sp. 7 harbors:
- a CDS encoding phospholipase, yielding MQALQILAGPRARQRLRGRGLRAADVRVVPGAAGGPKGLVLSALDAHLFGEFLPSGGQEVHLLGASIGAWRMATACLTRDAAQANAEFERLAHDYAHQDYESAPGKRPTAATVSRAFAGKLGEIFGGREAEVLSHPQFRLHVFTSRGKHVLGREGRLRTPLGYLGAFAANAMSRRAMGAWLERVVFSDKRSPLPMPLADYRSRQVPLDAGNLKPSILASCSIPFWLQAVHDIEGAPAGAYWDGGITDYHLHLNYAAMVGDGIALYPHFQASVVPGWLDKALKHRHRTSAFLDNVVLLTPNPEWVKTLPNGKLPDRNDFQRYLNDVPGRARDWLRAVREGERLRDEFREACARPTLDIQAL